A region from the Paraurantiacibacter namhicola genome encodes:
- the purH gene encoding bifunctional phosphoribosylaminoimidazolecarboxamide formyltransferase/IMP cyclohydrolase has product MSDVAIKRALLSVSDKSGLVELGKGLAEAGVELVSTGGTAKALRDAGLEVKDVSDLTGFPEMMDGRVKTLHPKVHGGLLAVRDDAAHAAAMEEHGIGAIDLVVVNLYPFQQTVAKGAGRDEIIENIDIGGPSMVRSAAKNHRYVTILTDPADYDAMLAEMGEKGGATSQDFRNRMAAKAFAATAAYDAAISQWFAYADQGKRFPARRAMASRLVTTLRYGENPHQNAALYVPEGPHAVGLPQAEQVQGKELSYNNYNDANAALELVAEFKGQQPAVVIVKHANPCGVAQAGSALEAWKAALACDDVSAFGGIVALNVPLDGPTAEAICEIFTEVVVAPGADDAARAAFAKKKNLRLLIVPDLPDPRRPGTMQVVIAGGLLAQDRDAAAITRDDLKIVTDREPTEQEVKDCLFAWTVARHVKSNAIVYAKDGATAGIGAGQMNRRDSARIAAMKAAEAAEKYGWDQPKTVGSAVASDAFFPFADGLLSAAEAGATAVIQPGGSMRDAEVIDAANEAGLAMVFTGMRHFRH; this is encoded by the coding sequence ATGTCTGATGTAGCGATCAAGCGGGCACTGCTTTCGGTGTCCGACAAGAGCGGTTTGGTGGAACTGGGCAAGGGCCTGGCGGAAGCGGGCGTGGAGCTGGTTTCGACCGGCGGCACGGCCAAGGCGCTACGCGATGCGGGTCTTGAGGTGAAGGACGTCTCCGACCTCACTGGCTTCCCCGAAATGATGGACGGGCGCGTGAAGACGCTGCACCCAAAGGTCCATGGCGGCTTGCTGGCGGTGCGCGACGACGCCGCCCATGCCGCCGCAATGGAAGAACACGGCATCGGCGCGATCGACCTCGTCGTGGTCAATCTCTACCCCTTCCAGCAGACCGTGGCGAAGGGTGCAGGGCGCGACGAAATTATTGAGAACATCGATATCGGCGGGCCGAGCATGGTGCGCAGCGCAGCCAAGAACCATCGCTACGTCACCATCCTGACCGACCCTGCCGATTACGACGCCATGCTGGCGGAGATGGGCGAGAAGGGCGGCGCGACCTCGCAGGACTTCCGCAATCGCATGGCGGCCAAGGCCTTTGCCGCCACCGCCGCCTATGATGCCGCGATCAGCCAGTGGTTCGCCTATGCCGACCAGGGCAAGCGCTTCCCCGCACGCCGCGCCATGGCGAGCCGCCTCGTCACCACGCTCCGCTATGGCGAGAACCCGCACCAGAATGCCGCGCTCTACGTGCCCGAAGGCCCGCATGCCGTTGGCCTGCCGCAGGCCGAGCAGGTGCAGGGCAAGGAGCTGAGCTACAACAATTACAACGACGCCAATGCCGCGCTGGAACTGGTCGCCGAATTCAAGGGGCAGCAGCCCGCCGTGGTGATCGTGAAACACGCCAACCCCTGCGGTGTCGCGCAGGCGGGCAGTGCGCTGGAGGCTTGGAAAGCCGCGCTGGCCTGCGACGATGTGAGCGCATTCGGTGGCATCGTGGCGCTGAATGTGCCGCTGGACGGTCCGACGGCAGAGGCGATCTGCGAGATCTTCACCGAAGTCGTGGTAGCGCCGGGCGCCGACGATGCGGCGCGCGCGGCCTTTGCGAAGAAGAAGAACCTGCGCCTGCTGATCGTGCCCGACCTGCCCGATCCGCGCCGCCCGGGCACCATGCAGGTGGTGATCGCAGGCGGACTGCTCGCGCAGGACCGCGACGCCGCCGCCATCACGCGCGATGACCTGAAGATCGTGACCGATCGCGAGCCGACCGAGCAGGAAGTGAAAGATTGCCTTTTCGCCTGGACGGTGGCGCGCCACGTCAAATCCAACGCCATCGTCTATGCCAAGGACGGCGCGACGGCAGGCATCGGCGCAGGCCAGATGAACCGGCGCGATTCGGCGCGCATTGCCGCCATGAAGGCAGCCGAAGCGGCGGAGAAATATGGCTGGGACCAGCCGAAGACCGTCGGCAGCGCGGTCGCCTCCGACGCTTTCTTCCCCTTCGCGGACGGATTGCTGTCAGCCGCCGAGGCAGGCGCGACAGCGGTGATCCAGCCGGGCGGCTCCATGCGCGATGCTGAAGTGATCGACGCGGCGAACGAGGCGGGCCTCGCCATGGTTTTCACCGGGATGCGCCACTTTCGTCACTGA
- a CDS encoding heparinase II/III family protein, translating into MVDYATQGRLVFDEGSMSGGDSDIAEADGTQSAIPLGTGGSADDAHVMAREDVHAQHAPAPLAPGKALALTDFAPPSISAGERLVRMAYRLGVPGSTLSAPFGKKGKLRLLATVESPLAGERVGGMALRAGHFLIHGVKAPVAQVDFKPGARLTPPFERVVHGFTWLRDLHGCAPRPQCLNTANRVMTAWLDANTKPGKGAAWNVGNAGHRLLNWLVHAPLTLGTQDKAMRGRVLGAIDETARWLDRNISRADDRLAETAGWCGIVAAGLLLPDGKPRRLFGEAGLVRALGELVGEDGGVLSRSPIDQMDAVALLVDVAACYQAVRRDVPDAIGAMLNMLVPPLLALLHADGSLGSWQGATPVSADRIAALVEASGVRTRPMKESRRWGYQRVTGGSSVLQMDAAPPPLARHTRHGCASTLALEFSRDGRRIFVNCGGAHAAGGQVPVRIEQGLRATAAHSTLVLGDSNSTAVLIRGKLGAGVDEVEVDRRAIDLKDGGATRLEASHDGYVNRFGLVHQRICILRDDGTELRGEDLLVPRGKKGKRGKVPFAIRFHLGPDIEVKIGDGGRNAGLALPDGTYWQFVSGAGDVQLEESLWVDGDGRPRPVQQLVIEGMVSRGGGNFSWLLKKMG; encoded by the coding sequence ATGGTCGATTACGCCACCCAGGGCCGCCTCGTTTTCGACGAAGGCAGTATGTCTGGTGGTGATAGTGACATTGCGGAAGCAGACGGCACGCAAAGCGCCATCCCGCTGGGCACTGGCGGTTCGGCCGACGACGCGCATGTCATGGCGCGCGAGGATGTTCACGCCCAGCACGCCCCCGCTCCGCTGGCCCCTGGCAAGGCGCTCGCCCTGACCGATTTTGCCCCGCCCAGCATTTCCGCAGGCGAGCGGCTGGTGCGCATGGCGTACCGGCTGGGCGTGCCGGGCAGCACGCTGTCCGCGCCCTTCGGCAAGAAGGGCAAGCTGCGCCTGCTGGCAACCGTGGAAAGCCCGCTGGCGGGCGAACGCGTGGGCGGCATGGCGCTGCGGGCCGGGCATTTCCTGATCCACGGGGTGAAGGCCCCGGTCGCGCAGGTCGATTTCAAGCCCGGCGCGCGCCTGACCCCGCCCTTCGAGCGGGTGGTGCATGGCTTCACTTGGCTGCGTGACCTGCATGGCTGCGCGCCGCGTCCGCAATGCCTCAACACCGCGAACCGCGTGATGACCGCCTGGCTGGACGCGAACACCAAGCCGGGCAAGGGCGCGGCATGGAATGTCGGCAATGCCGGGCACCGCCTGCTGAACTGGCTTGTGCACGCCCCGCTGACGCTGGGCACGCAGGACAAGGCGATGCGTGGCCGCGTGCTGGGCGCAATCGACGAGACGGCTCGCTGGTTGGACCGCAACATCAGCCGCGCAGATGACCGGCTGGCGGAGACTGCGGGCTGGTGCGGTATCGTGGCCGCCGGACTGCTGCTGCCCGATGGCAAGCCGCGCCGCCTGTTCGGCGAAGCCGGCCTGGTCCGCGCGCTGGGCGAGCTGGTGGGCGAGGATGGCGGCGTTCTGTCGCGCAGCCCGATCGACCAGATGGACGCCGTTGCCCTGCTGGTGGACGTGGCCGCCTGTTACCAGGCCGTGCGCCGCGACGTGCCCGATGCCATAGGTGCCATGCTGAACATGCTGGTCCCGCCGCTGCTGGCGCTGCTGCATGCCGATGGATCGCTGGGCAGCTGGCAGGGCGCGACGCCCGTTTCGGCCGACCGGATCGCCGCACTGGTGGAGGCGAGCGGCGTGCGCACCCGCCCGATGAAGGAATCGCGCCGCTGGGGATACCAGCGCGTGACCGGCGGCAGCTCCGTGCTGCAGATGGATGCCGCTCCCCCGCCGCTGGCGCGCCATACGCGCCATGGCTGCGCCTCCACACTGGCGCTGGAATTCAGCCGCGACGGGCGGCGCATCTTCGTCAATTGCGGCGGCGCGCATGCCGCCGGAGGGCAGGTTCCAGTCCGCATCGAGCAGGGCCTGCGCGCGACTGCTGCCCACTCCACGCTGGTTCTGGGGGATTCGAATTCCACCGCCGTGCTGATCCGCGGAAAACTCGGCGCGGGCGTGGACGAGGTCGAAGTTGACCGCCGCGCCATCGACCTGAAAGATGGCGGCGCGACCCGGCTGGAGGCGAGCCATGACGGCTACGTCAACCGCTTCGGCCTGGTCCACCAGCGCATCTGCATCCTGCGCGACGACGGCACGGAACTGCGCGGCGAGGACCTGCTGGTCCCGCGCGGCAAGAAGGGCAAGCGCGGCAAGGTCCCCTTCGCCATCCGCTTCCACCTCGGCCCCGATATCGAGGTCAAGATCGGCGATGGCGGGCGCAATGCGGGCCTGGCCCTGCCCGATGGCACATATTGGCAATTCGTCAGCGGCGCGGGCGACGTGCAGCTGGAAGAAAGCCTGTGGGTCGATGGCGATGGCCGTCCGCGCCCGGTGCAGCAATTGGTGATAGAGGGCATGGTCTCTCGCGGCGGGGGGAATTTCTCCTGGCTGCTCAAGAAAATGGGCTGA
- the rpe gene encoding ribulose-phosphate 3-epimerase: MAPPLISPSILSADFAALGEEVRAIDAAGADWIHVDVMDGHYVPNITIGPAVVKALRPHTKKPFDVHLMISPVDGYLEEFAEAGADIITVHPEAGPHVHRTVQAIKALGCKAGISLNPGTPAKMLDYLIDDIDLVLVMSVNPGFGGQSFIHSQLKKIEAVRRMIDKTGREIHLEVDGGVNPDTAKKCLEAGADVLVAGSATFKGGPDCYAANIAALKGQG, from the coding sequence ATGGCCCCGCCACTCATCTCGCCCTCCATCCTGTCTGCGGACTTCGCCGCACTCGGAGAGGAAGTGCGCGCCATCGATGCGGCGGGGGCGGACTGGATCCATGTCGATGTGATGGACGGGCATTATGTCCCCAATATCACGATTGGCCCCGCAGTCGTGAAGGCCCTGCGCCCGCATACGAAAAAACCCTTCGACGTCCACCTGATGATTTCACCGGTAGATGGCTATCTGGAGGAATTCGCGGAGGCAGGCGCGGACATCATCACCGTCCACCCCGAGGCCGGCCCGCATGTCCACCGCACGGTGCAGGCCATCAAGGCGCTGGGCTGCAAGGCGGGCATCTCGCTCAATCCCGGCACGCCGGCCAAGATGCTCGATTACCTGATCGACGATATCGACCTGGTGCTGGTGATGAGCGTCAATCCCGGCTTCGGCGGGCAGAGCTTCATCCATTCGCAGCTGAAGAAGATCGAGGCGGTGCGCCGCATGATCGACAAGACGGGCCGCGAAATCCACCTGGAGGTGGACGGCGGCGTCAATCCGGACACGGCCAAAAAGTGTCTCGAAGCGGGAGCAGACGTGCTTGTGGCAGGCTCTGCCACTTTCAAGGGCGGCCCCGATTGCTATGCCGCCAACATCGCGGCCCTTAAGGGGCAGGGGTGA
- a CDS encoding PqqD family protein, with product MSEILKKTPGATIETRVEGDIVVMRLSDGDFFEMTGTARTIWAMLDGTRSRDALLEALRERYGDVPEMERETDAFLERLHAAGLLEAG from the coding sequence ATGAGCGAGATCCTGAAAAAGACGCCGGGGGCCACGATCGAGACGCGCGTGGAAGGCGATATCGTCGTAATGCGGCTGTCCGATGGCGATTTTTTCGAGATGACCGGCACAGCGCGCACGATTTGGGCCATGCTGGACGGTACGCGCAGCCGCGACGCCCTGCTGGAAGCCCTGCGCGAACGTTATGGCGATGTGCCGGAAATGGAGCGCGAGACCGACGCCTTCCTGGAACGCCTGCATGCGGCAGGCCTGCTGGAAGCGGGATAG
- a CDS encoding asparagine synthase-related protein yields MIALALRISETSSWLRPDHIAASLGVFAGGPADQIAVEGGIAAQLRGPRQPARRGWTPAISPDGTLCLLEGWLDNRAELARLLECAADTPDALLFAHAVEHFGEGADRVAVGSYAAICRLPDATLRLSRSPWGGPSLFWAGDDSAVAAASLPRILFAAGHRRVPKRDQLADALLGIFDDEGGYWYEGVERVPQGTIVTLRPGEAAISHTWYDPHALPETRLPTDQDYQRRADKLLHEAAEAALARSARPGLMLSGGLDSALVADALLGAMPDEGRLRSYTFVPAANVLSDRRPGMVLDEREAVEAFAAMHPRLDPRFVEDTGGGFDARAEAFFAATDTGPAARMASTAYHGCYRTAAEDGCDWVLDAACGNDTISQDARWAHVELLKSGKWGELAALTRNPPADDARSFARRLAARSLLPLLPRALRRMARQLVHGSPDYIARGGSLMTRAAFAAHGARAQRVGDLQTGEWPASRREWLERFWLGMDMGTEQHHGFEQVFGIRQRDVLAYRPLIEFCAGLPTSQFVRGGQTRFLARQLAKGRMPESQRLERRIGLHNAGRFAGLSARRTEIEAAIADIESHPQLSALVDTARARTLLRQWPQHAPADPRVAAQLLHALPGAVMVSRFARWVEGRNDAAA; encoded by the coding sequence ATGATTGCGCTCGCCCTCCGGATTTCCGAAACAAGCAGCTGGCTACGGCCCGATCACATTGCCGCATCGCTTGGCGTGTTCGCAGGCGGGCCTGCCGACCAGATTGCCGTGGAGGGGGGTATCGCCGCCCAGCTTCGCGGCCCGCGCCAGCCGGCGCGCCGCGGCTGGACGCCCGCGATCTCGCCTGATGGCACTCTGTGCCTGCTCGAAGGCTGGTTGGACAACAGGGCGGAACTCGCTCGCTTGCTGGAATGCGCGGCGGATACGCCCGATGCGCTACTGTTTGCGCACGCGGTGGAACACTTCGGCGAGGGCGCAGACAGGGTGGCGGTCGGTTCCTACGCCGCGATCTGCCGCCTGCCGGACGCTACGCTGCGCCTCTCGCGCAGCCCCTGGGGCGGGCCATCGCTGTTCTGGGCAGGTGATGACAGCGCCGTCGCCGCCGCATCGCTCCCGCGCATCCTGTTTGCGGCAGGCCATCGCCGCGTGCCGAAGCGCGACCAGCTGGCCGACGCCTTGCTGGGCATTTTCGACGATGAAGGCGGCTATTGGTACGAGGGTGTGGAGCGCGTGCCGCAGGGAACAATCGTCACGCTGCGCCCGGGCGAAGCTGCAATTTCACACACATGGTACGATCCGCATGCGCTGCCTGAGACAAGGCTACCGACGGATCAGGATTACCAGCGCCGGGCCGATAAATTGCTGCACGAGGCGGCGGAGGCGGCGCTGGCACGGTCAGCGAGGCCCGGGCTGATGCTGTCCGGCGGTCTCGACAGCGCGCTGGTGGCCGATGCGCTGCTGGGCGCCATGCCGGACGAGGGCAGGCTGCGAAGCTATACCTTCGTGCCCGCAGCCAATGTATTGTCCGACCGCCGTCCCGGCATGGTGCTGGACGAGCGGGAGGCTGTGGAGGCCTTTGCCGCCATGCATCCCCGCCTTGATCCGCGCTTCGTGGAGGATACAGGCGGCGGTTTCGATGCCCGGGCGGAGGCGTTCTTTGCCGCGACCGATACCGGCCCTGCGGCGCGCATGGCGTCCACCGCCTATCACGGCTGCTACCGCACGGCTGCGGAGGATGGCTGCGACTGGGTGCTGGACGCGGCCTGCGGCAATGACACGATCAGCCAAGATGCGCGCTGGGCGCATGTGGAACTGCTGAAATCCGGCAAATGGGGTGAACTGGCCGCCTTGACGCGCAACCCTCCTGCGGACGATGCGCGCAGTTTCGCCCGCCGCCTTGCCGCCCGCTCCCTGCTGCCGCTGCTGCCGCGCGCCCTTCGCCGCATGGCCCGCCAGCTGGTGCACGGATCGCCCGATTACATCGCGCGCGGAGGCAGCCTGATGACGCGTGCTGCCTTTGCCGCCCATGGCGCGCGGGCGCAGCGCGTGGGCGATCTTCAGACGGGTGAATGGCCCGCCTCGCGCCGCGAGTGGCTGGAGCGGTTCTGGCTCGGCATGGATATGGGCACGGAGCAACACCACGGGTTCGAACAGGTCTTCGGCATCCGCCAGCGCGACGTGTTGGCATATCGCCCGCTGATAGAATTCTGCGCAGGCCTCCCCACCAGCCAGTTCGTTCGCGGAGGGCAGACGCGGTTCCTGGCACGGCAGCTGGCCAAGGGACGCATGCCGGAAAGCCAGCGGCTGGAGCGCCGGATCGGCCTGCACAATGCCGGGCGCTTTGCCGGGCTTTCAGCGCGGCGCACGGAGATCGAAGCGGCAATCGCTGATATCGAGTCGCACCCCCAATTGTCGGCGCTGGTCGATACGGCGCGGGCGCGCACCCTGCTGCGCCAGTGGCCGCAGCATGCCCCGGCGGACCCGCGCGTCGCGGCGCAGCTGCTCCATGCCCTGCCGGGGGCGGTCATGGTGAGCCGGTTTGCACGCTGGGTGGAGGGTCGCAACGATGCGGCGGCCTGA
- a CDS encoding DUF2141 domain-containing protein, producing MTTHTLSKGAIALAAAAAMAAGAAIPAAAAPTAYGQTISNSMSKCNSGTAVRVTVTGVKSSTGKVRLQLYNGTKADWLVKGRWINRIEVPASRGTMSFCMPTPGAGVYGIAVRHDANGNGKTDISEDGGAMSNNPSINIFNLGKPSYKKTRFTVDGVESITIKMRYM from the coding sequence ATGACGACTCACACTCTCTCCAAGGGCGCGATCGCGCTTGCCGCAGCCGCAGCGATGGCTGCCGGGGCGGCGATCCCGGCTGCTGCTGCGCCGACCGCCTATGGCCAGACGATCTCCAACTCCATGTCGAAATGCAACTCCGGCACCGCCGTGCGCGTGACGGTTACGGGCGTGAAGAGCTCCACCGGCAAGGTGCGCCTGCAGCTGTACAACGGTACGAAGGCGGACTGGCTGGTTAAGGGCCGCTGGATCAACCGGATCGAAGTTCCGGCCAGCCGCGGCACGATGAGTTTCTGCATGCCGACCCCGGGCGCCGGTGTTTACGGGATCGCCGTGCGCCACGACGCCAATGGCAATGGCAAGACCGACATTTCCGAGGATGGCGGCGCGATGTCGAACAACCCCAGCATCAACATCTTCAACCTTGGCAAGCCGAGCTACAAGAAGACGCGGTTCACGGTCGACGGCGTGGAAAGCATCACCATCAAGATGCGGTATATGTGA
- a CDS encoding diacylglycerol/lipid kinase family protein: MSGRVHTFDSLPEMKSGSAPAAARAGEPARERPLIGLIRNTRSHLEGGPLPVEGLGADVISQVPDRRELLHGVLQSFADRHVDAIAISGGDGTVRDVLTSGMAVFGHDWPPIILLPYGKTNALACDLGLARNWALPDAIRALQGGKTSQRKPLVVADAQNAAARVVGFVIGAGVFTNMIELGQRVHGMGAFNAFAVGMTTVWSALQIVFGRAENRWRQPVGMRIVVEDGQPLPHREEDKNDGDTATRFLMFASSLKHLPSGIAPFDHVSGPIGLAAIDRMTARLMPLILKMLRGGQSDRAQENGIHIVGADGFAFSCEKPFILDGEAFPAGDYEVDTGLTLHFVVP, encoded by the coding sequence ATGAGCGGCCGCGTCCACACTTTCGACAGCTTGCCGGAAATGAAATCCGGCTCCGCCCCTGCCGCGGCGCGGGCTGGCGAGCCGGCGCGCGAAAGGCCGCTGATCGGCCTGATACGCAACACCCGCAGCCATCTGGAAGGCGGTCCGCTGCCGGTAGAAGGCCTGGGCGCGGACGTGATCTCGCAGGTGCCCGACCGGCGCGAGCTGCTGCACGGCGTGCTGCAAAGCTTTGCCGACCGGCATGTCGATGCCATCGCCATTTCCGGCGGTGACGGGACCGTGCGCGATGTGCTGACCAGCGGCATGGCCGTGTTCGGGCATGACTGGCCGCCCATCATCCTGCTGCCATATGGCAAGACCAATGCGCTGGCCTGCGACCTGGGCCTGGCGCGCAACTGGGCGCTGCCCGATGCGATCCGTGCGCTGCAGGGCGGCAAGACGTCGCAGCGCAAGCCGCTGGTCGTGGCCGATGCGCAGAATGCCGCCGCGCGCGTGGTGGGCTTCGTGATCGGTGCGGGCGTGTTCACCAACATGATCGAACTGGGCCAGCGCGTGCACGGCATGGGGGCCTTCAACGCCTTCGCCGTGGGCATGACCACTGTGTGGAGCGCGCTGCAGATCGTATTCGGCCGGGCGGAGAACCGTTGGCGCCAGCCCGTCGGCATGCGAATCGTGGTGGAAGACGGCCAGCCCCTGCCGCACCGCGAGGAGGACAAGAATGACGGCGATACCGCGACGCGTTTCCTGATGTTCGCCTCCTCGCTCAAGCACCTGCCATCGGGCATCGCGCCCTTCGACCATGTCTCCGGCCCCATCGGCCTGGCGGCGATCGACCGGATGACCGCGCGCCTGATGCCGCTGATCCTGAAGATGCTGCGCGGCGGCCAGTCGGACCGGGCGCAGGAAAACGGCATCCACATCGTGGGCGCGGACGGCTTCGCCTTTTCCTGTGAGAAGCCCTTCATCCTCGACGGGGAAGCCTTCCCGGCAGGCGATTACGAGGTTGATACCGGCCTGACCCTGCATTTCGTGGTCCCATGA